In the genome of Arvicola amphibius chromosome 2, mArvAmp1.2, whole genome shotgun sequence, the window TGCTTTGTCTCTGTGGCATGGTTGCTTATTTTTCTCACACTGTATGACAAGGACCATGAAGCCCAGTGACTACAAAATTAACTAGATAGGAAAATGAAAGGTGGTTTGGTATAATGCAGTAGTAGAGTTTATATGAGCGTGCCTTTGATAAAAATGACTCCATACAAGGTCTACTGTAGTTGCCATTGTCTAATTCAGGCATTCAGTGGTCAGATATAATTTTTCAACAAAATTCTTAACTCAGTATTTGTTGTCAGTTTAAGATAACATATTTGATAATTGTTAGATACCACTAATTTATGATCTAAGGTATCatagagaaaatgttttaaaatcatttactattgtaaggagaccacttgtttgtcccggctgcccagaccagaaattatcacacagaaactgtatttattaaataactgcttgacccattagctctaactttttattgactaactcttacatcataatttaacccattttctattaatctgtatatcaccccGAGGTCAttgtctaccagcaaagtttcagcacatctacctccaGCTATGGATCTGTGGCATCTTtgtctccacccttctttctccccacattcCATTTAGCTTTCCCAGCCTACCTAACTTCTGtccagaccaagcagtttctttattcattaatgacaatcacagcacacagaggggatcccacatcaatTTATGTTCATGAAGAAATTCACTTTTTCCAGATCATTCTTCTTGTTATTCAATTCTCTATTACTAATAATGGGATTCATGTTCCCATTATTAATTGGATTAATTCTACTTCTACCTTGTGAAACACtggtaagagtgtttgctgtgctCCTGCTTGCAGCCATCAGAAATGAGTGAGGAAAGAAGGACACATGCAGAGCTGACATTATCCCTTAGGAgtaagaaagacaaaaaacagccagttaagaaaaatgaaggtaacatttctctgcttttgtgtgtgtcctGAAAATACAataccaaatataaaaaaaacatgaattcatATTAATTACGTGAATTGATATTTGATGTTATATATGTCACATGTCtggctctttttattattttaaaatctactacTGGGTAAATAGCCAATAAGTGGACTGTTCTAAATTTTAATCTCAAGCATAAATATCCATCTGCTCTAATTATAAGGTTTCCTAAACTTGTTATGTATCTTGCCTTTTGATCTTATGTAGACAATCAATGGCGCAAGTCTGTTGCAATCCTGGGAACAGTATGTATTTGTCTAACAATGTCAAATGCAGTCTTAGGATATGCATGTGagtatattttatacatacatatatgtgtgtgtatgtgtaactaTGAGATAAGAAACAATGTTACAACTGCTGAACCTTTGCAAATTTTGACATTCTATAAACATCCTAGTGATTATGTGTATTAATGATAATGAGGATGGAGATAAAGActttattagtattttatatttctacttttataaCATGTAAAACACTACACTGCTGTAGTTACACAGAAATACCATGTGTAAGTATAAAGCAGTTTAATACATACAATAACTTTTGTATGAACTAGTTTGCTTACAATCAGTGAGTTGGGAATACTTGTATTTACTTACTAAactctttttaatgaaaataagttttaatacATTATTTAGTAAACACAAATATGCATGTAGTCAAATTCTTCCAGATGTATTGATCAACTTACAATGAGCACAAAACTGAAATCTGTATGTAGTTTCAGTATGTAAAATTTCAGTGGGCTTCTTGGATTGGggaaattgctattttttttatttataatatggaCGGTTTTTAGATTGACTTCCGAACACTCAAGTGTCATAcaagggtctgaagagatggctcagtggttaaaatcacTATTCTTGGCATTCTCGTAATGGAAAAGAGCACAAGAATTgcaggacctggattcagttaaCAGAACCcaatggtagctcacaaccatctataattttAGTTTCAGTGGGCAGAGTctacaccttcttctggcctccaaggtcaGTTAATGCACATGCAttcaggcaagacactcatacacacaaaataaaataaaatgaaataaaacagttattaaaGAGTCATACAAATGTTTAACAAACATCTCCATTAAGCAGGATAGACACTGTATGGCAAATGGGCAAGCTAGTTAATAAATGTACTATTTATGTGCACTTCAAGTACTCAATTTGCTGAAATACTTTTGTAAGCACAAAGGAGAATAAACCTGACCTCTTTGCTCCATGAATATGCAATTTTTTCAGTTTTGATACATTTAAAATCAgttagttttattatttagttGATTTGGctgttgtttaagacagggtcctgTTCTGTAAGCCTAGCTAGactagaactcactgagatccacttgcttctgtcaCTTTTACCCTCAGTTCCAGGATTAAAGCTTGGCTGTTACACCTGACAGAAGTTGTTTTTTAACTCCTCAATCTCCTGCCTTTAGCtcccagtgctgaaattacagagtTACAGTGATACACCTGACtctaacagattttaaaaattacactctATGATTTCTTTCagcatctttttttctgtttgtttaaaaacattttggtttaaaataaattgtttggTTCATTGATTCAATAAACAATTTTGGTTATCTCCCATTTGTAAAAACTATGTATAGCATCAAGATCACAGAAATTTAAAGGATAAAAAGCCTTTAATGAGTTtacttgaaaacatacatacatatatacatacctatatatgtatgtatgtattttttaaactactcatatataaaatgaatgcaATGATAAAGATATGATGCTATTTTATATGGATGACATATGACATCCTGATGTCAAGAAGCCTTCCTTGCTGAAGCAGTAATTGAGGTTAAATAAGAGACAAACAAGAATTTGGACAGTGATAGAAAACACACTgagctatggtgtgtgtgtgtgtgtgtgtgtgtgtgtgtgtgtgtgtgtgtgtgtatgtgtgtgtgtaagagagaaagatggggagaaagagtAATGGTAAAGAAGCAGAGGCATGTGACACAACAATGGACAAAGTTCATATTGGGTTATTTCTTCATGGTTAGCTGTTGGCAGTAGGTTCAGAGTATCAGCACACACATGACATCAAGACAGATATCTAGATTAGAGATATCAAATCTGTTGAATTGTGTCCAATTgattcagaaaattacttcagaaCATGCCAAATGGAGATGGAAGGAAGAtcatgcagaaacttttcaaaaccagGTCGCAATGTTGCAATGTTAGAAGACAAAAGGTCAGGATGATGATATTTGggataaataaaaaccaaaaaacaggtgaaaatgattgaggaaaaaaacaggaaaatctgATTAGTAGATAGGCAGAAACACACTATCTGGCACCAGGCACCGTGTAATAAGGATAGCCAATGCTGAAGTGATATGGCAATCTAAACAGACAGAACTTTTATCAAGAGGGAGATCACTAAAGCTTCTTGCTGGTCTGGATTTGGTAGAACAAAGACTTGACCCAAACCAAGTTGCAAAACCTGGAAGTTTTAAGATTAGAAATCATTAAACatagaaaattgtattttttaaagtatagagAAGCAAATGTTGAAAGCATGTAGATGTACATGATCTCTTATGGCTTCACAAAATGGAATTTTTGCAGTAGTCAAAAAATAACTACAGAGACATGTAACAATGTGGATAAATATTAACCTGATAATACAAAGTGAAAAAGCAGCCATTTTTGCATGTCATGATGCATTTTTATAAGATCATAGCCTTAAATCAGCAATGTAAGAACAATTTTAAGGAATAAGAGACTAAAAGTAGCTGTAAACCAAATCataggaaaaatatataaataaatacatgtaattattAAGGTTCTAGTGCTAGTTTGGACAAACACTGAATAGAATATCTAAATGAACAGAATGGAGCAATGATGATAACACCCTATCTACAAAGAATTgcaaacaatattttttctaaataatcatgaaaaaaaaCAATTGTAAATGAGAAAACAGAGTTGCATGCTTCATGATCTTACATTCCTAGTTCTTGAGTTTTTGTAAGACGTATTACTTCCTTCTTTAAAAGACTTATTACTTATTTTAAGtcataggtgtatgtgtgtggagggggcaaATGCATAGCAGTGCAAATCCTGTCAAAGCTAGGAGAGGGCCTCAGCTCTGCCATAACTGGAGTTTTAGTGAGTTGTTAGCTatctgatgtgagtgctgggaaacaAAACTAGGTCCTTTGcgagagcagtacatgctcttaaccactgaactctcTCATCACATCTGAAATAATGATTGCTTACAGAGACTTGGTCTTCTGTTTGCACTTAaaaatttgtttgattttctccatccatcttcAAAGAGGCCAttataaattgaaatataaagCCAGATCCTTTAAATTACATATGTAAACATTAAATGGAATAATAAACTTCAAAACATTATTTGAAGATACAAGGCATGGATTCTGTTTaaacaaattttacttttcagttgaaattttgttttagaaatatgttaaaaactttaaaagtagTATGTTGCAGGTTATAAACAGCTgtgtttaaaaatctattttattttatattctagcatttcaaatattttatacttttcttacTGCTTTTTAATGAACACCATCTACTATTTAAAATTACAATTGAATGATTGAATTGTGGCGAGTTATCACCATTTGTAGTAGTAATCTCATAGCATGGACTTAGTTTTTCAGTGCACTTCTAACTTCAAATTTCAACATGGAAAAGATGCAACTAAAGCTGCTGTCTCTTCAGTAGACGAAGCAGGTCCTTCAACTCTACCGTCAACTACAGGTATGCATCAAAACCTGAACTGAAAACTGACatacttttaaagacatttatgtttctgtctcatttcagattgtaattttaaaatttcacattGAACTTTGACAGAATTTGAGCTTTATTTACTTCTTACCAAGCCCGTCTGTTTTCTTACAGTTAATTAAACTATTGGCCTTCATAGAAGGAGTTGCTATTGGTTTTCACTTTGAATTTATTGAgcattttatacttttctttactgTGGGCATATATTGTGGGTATATTTACCTAATGGAGTGTCTTTTATATCAGTGCCACTCCCATTATTCATTTTGATTAATCTCTCCTTGCAGATAGAAATGCTTAATGCTGGTGTCTTTTTCCTTGAAAAGTCAGGATTTGTCAGTGCAACTATAATAAAGCCCTGTATCTGTCAGAGACAGTTTCTGTGTTCACAAtattttttcctataaaattGGGCACTATTTTTAGTGAAAGCAATTGCTCTTTAGAGTTCAGTTAGTCTTTGGAGCCAAAAATGAAGCACCATGAGTCCATGTCTTGAAAGGAGTCTGAGGATAATAGctgcttttattttcagaaaaagggTATTACACATGTCAAGGAAGATGGTCATGTTGTGGAGAAAACTGTTACTacttttcagaagaagaaaagacatggAGTGAGAGTGAGGCCTCCTGCAGACTCCTGGGTTCTCACCTGGCTAAGATTGACAACAGAGAGGAGCAGGTGTGGGGAGTGAGTTCCTTGAGTGTTTCTGGGGAAGTTCGTATGTCTTGAGCTGGAAAAATTATGTTCCTCCTACTGTTTTTTGCCTACTGAACAGAAGCACTTGAATATATTGGCCCATATTTACCTGCAATGAAAAGGGCAGAGACATAAAAAGTACCTAGAAGAAGATTTTTATGTCATGAGAAATAGCCCTGTTTTGGGTGACATGGGATAATTCTGAGCCATGTCATTTGCATTGCATCTTCAGAACTTAGCCAGAGCAGACCATTTATTGTTAATGAAAAGCTAGTGAGAAAAGCTGTCTTTGTTGATATGAGCAGTCCAAAAGAAGCAATTATTTTTGAGTTCTGTTCTTCTATCATCAGTATCtggaaaaataatttacttctAGGATGGAACATGAGTCCTTATCATTGGACATTggagaaacaaaatttaaaataaagacagaatataTAAGAGGATGATGATAGAATTAAtcctctaaaatatttttattttattcataactCAGAATGACATaagtttctctgttgtttgtaTATGACACTTCCCATTAttcccaaaatttaaaaagaaaatggctacTCTAGCATATTTTGTAGCTTTATTTTGAACAATTCAGTTAGGCACtaaattccattttaatatttacttttaaaaatgctgtttctAATAGATTTTATGCAGGATGTATACTATACCACTGTATTtactaatatatattttattaaagtagATATTTCATAAAGAAGTAAAAGTTGGAGACAAATCAATACAAAGaccaatttataatttatatacatcTTTGAACCTCTCGTAAATGAGTTTGTTAGAAATTGGAATATTGTTTTACTATGAAGACATTTACACAATTTTACATAATTTAcatataactttaattttcaataaatttatttcaaagatttactttaggggtatgtgtgtgtctatgtgtgtgtgtgtgtgtgtgtgtgtgtgtgtgtgtgtgtatgtgtgagtgcatgtgtgtatgtgagagagagatacaaacatagatacagacacatagaaagacagagaaagacagaagtacagagaggaaaagaagataaataaaagtgATTAACTGTCATACATGTATAAGAAAAAACTTAAAGTGAACAATATATATGACTTGGATAGagaattaagaatataaaatcattattttagcACATAAAATCTTCAGACAGATTCTATGATCTACATTTAGCCAATTCTATGATCTACATTTACACATAAGGAAAATGCACgataattaattttcttattataaatgAATTCTAGTTTAAGACTTCCTAAAGTTTCTTGTTTCACATGACATAGACATCATTACATGGATGgatgcagggttttttttctttaactagtCATAGTCATTTGCTTTTGCATCAACACCCTTAGACTTCCCTTCTGTGAAATATTGTTCaacatgtcttctttttttcataCATAACTGTAGGAGTACAACTTGAATAATAGAGCATGTAAATTTTTCATATTCTCTAGTATTCTTCAATATGATATCAATAACAGTAGTAAATATAATCTTCTGATCTCATTACCCACAGAACTTCTCTTCTCATTATTCCCATAACAAATGAAGCGATTTATTGGAAATTGTTACAGCTTTAACAAGAATGTTTGAACTGCCATTAACATGTCTGTGTGTACTGCCCTATATAAGCTTTCTTTACATGAAATATTTCtacttaggtttttctttttctttttttttttttgagcagcaagcatttaatatgttttttttccaagataataatcatttttttttaatttttttcccctcatggtttatttttttcacatttaaaaatttccatctccttccctcctcctcccccttccctcccctcctcctcacccttccctccccccccttctcccccttccctcccctcccctccacccatacctcccctccctccctctcaaggccaaggagccatcagagttccccactctatgctaagaccaaggtcctcccaactccccccccagtccaggaaggtgatcgaccaagctgagaaggctcccacagagcccgtccatgcagaagaaccagagcccagcaccattgtcttttgcttctcagtcagcccccattgttggccacattcagagagacgggtttggtcacatgatccatcagtcccattccaactggggttggtgatcttccattagttctgtcccaccgtctccatgagtgaacgcacccctctagttcctgactttctccttcatgttctcgctccttctgctgctcatcaggtccttgggagctcagtccagtgctccaatgtggggctcagtcaccttccccatctgtcgccagatggaggttccctcacggtcctgactttctttctcatgttctctctccttctgctcctcatcaggaccttgggagctcaatccggtgctccaatgtggggctctgtcattttcttcatctatcgtcaggtggaggttctatggtgatatgcaagaaattcatcagtatggctataggaactggccttttcaggctccctctcctcagctgcccaaggaactacctgggggcgtctccctgaaaacctgggaacccctctagggtcaagtctcttgacaaccctcaggtagctccttaaattaagatatatgcttccctgctcccatatccacccttcctatatcccaagcaccccattcttccgagctccccccattctccccttcacacttttctctccccatcttcccttggcccagtctcgcccaaccctcaagttcccaattttgcctggcgatcgtgtctacttccaatatccaggaggattactatatctttttttgggtgttcaccttcttattatcttctcaaggatcccaaatttataggttcgatgttctttaattatggctagaaaccgattatgagtgagtacatcccatgttcatctttttgggtctgggttatctcactcagaatagtgttttctatttccatccatttgcctgcaaaattcaagatgtcattgttttttaccgctgagtagtattctagcatgtatatattccacagtttcttcatccattcttccactgaagggcatctaggttgtttccaggatctggctattacaaataatgctgctatgaacatagatgagcatatgcttttgtagtatgattgggcatctcttgggtagattcccaatagtggaattgctgggtcctggggtaggttgatcccgaatttcctgagaaaccgccacactgctttccaaagtggtggcacaagtgtgcattcccaccagcaatggatgagtgtaccccttaccccacaacctctccagcaaaggttattattggtgttttggattttagccaatctgacaggtgtaagatgatatctcaaagttgttttgatttgcatttccctgatagctagggaggttgagcatgaccttaagtgtcttttggccattcgaacttcttctgttgagaattctctgttcagttcagcgccccattttttaattgggttaattggcattttaccgtctagtctcttgagttccttatatattttagagatcagacctttgtcagttgcagggttggtaaagatcttttcccagtcagtaggctgcctttgtgtcttagtgacaatgtcctttgctttacagaagctgctcaacttcaggaggtcccatttattcaatgatgcccttaatgtctgtgcagctggggttatgcgcaggaaacggttccctgtgcccatttgttgtagagtacttcccactttctcctctatcaagctcaatgtattcaaattaatattgaggtctttaatccatttggacttgagttttgtgcatggtgatagatatggatccactttcattcttctacatgttgacatccagttatgccagcaccatttgttgaagatgccctctttcttccattgtgtacttttggctcctttatcaaagatcaggtgttcataggtttgtggtttaagatccgggtcttctatacgattccattggtcaacttctctgtttttatgccagtaccaagctgttttcaatactgtagctttgtaatagagtttgaagtcagggatggtaatgcctccagaagaacctttattgtataagatttttttggctatcctgggtttcttgtttttccatataaagttgattattgtcctctcaatctctgtgaagaattttaatgggaccttgattgggattgcattgaatctatagattgcttttggtagaattgccatttttactatgttgatcctcccaatccacgagcaggggagatccttccatttcctggtatcctcttcaatttctttcttcaaagacttaaagttcttgtcaaataaatccttcacttccttggttagcgatactcccagatatcttatgctatttgtggctattgtgaaaggtgatacttctctgatttccctctctgcttccttatcctttgtgtataggagggcgactgattttttggagttgatcttgtatcctgccacgttactcaaggagtttatcagctgtaggagttctttggtggagtttttggggtcgcttatgtatactatcatatcatctgcaaataaagaaagtttaacttcttcctttccaaattgaatccccttgattcccttatgttgtcttattgctattgctagaacttcaagcactatattgaagagataaggagagagtggacagccttgtcgtgttcctgaatttagtgggatagccttgagtttctctccgtttaatttgatgttagctgtcggcttgctgtaaatagcttttattatatttaggaatgacccttgtatccctaatctctccaagacctttatcataaaagggtgctgaattttgtcaaatgctttttcagcatctaatgagatgaccatatggtttttttccttcagtttatttatatgatggattacattgatagattttcgtatgttgaaccagccctgcatctctgggatgaagcctacttgatcgtaatggataatttttctaatgtgttcttggattcggtttgccagtattttattgagaatttttgcgtcaatgttcatgagtgagattggcctgtaattctctttcttggttgagtctttgtgtggtttaggtatcagggtaactgtagcttcatagaaggaatttggcagtgactcttgtgtttctatattatgaaataccttaagtagtataggtattaggtcttcttggaagttctggtagaattccgcattgaaaccatctggtcctgggctctttttggtagggaggtttctgataacagtttctaattcttcgcgactaacaggacgatttagagcatttacctggtcctggtttaactttggt includes:
- the LOC119806255 gene encoding natural killer cells antigen CD94-like — protein: MSEERRTHAELTLSLRSKKDKKQPVKKNEDNQWRKSVAILGTVCICLTMSNAVLGYAFFQCTSNFKFQHGKDATKAAVSSVDEAGPSTLPSTTEKGYYTCQGRWSCCGENCYYFSEEEKTWSESEASCRLLGSHLAKIDNREEQNFIQSRLNYNYWVGLHKTERQFQWVNQKDDKLSSDLYVLRTHSTSEECGYLKPMSLNSSVCSRYFRYICEKNFSCLVTSKN